A genomic region of Eucalyptus grandis isolate ANBG69807.140 chromosome 5, ASM1654582v1, whole genome shotgun sequence contains the following coding sequences:
- the LOC104442863 gene encoding putative invertase inhibitor, translated as MNTALCTLFLFLASSLILFHVESAANDIVSDTCQKSAASSPNVNYDYCVKALGSDPKSRTADVQGLGLIALNLLESSVTSTGSDIQQLLKQKQDPYVHQCLSDCSDLYSDALETTKEAVGAYQEKRFPDVQNSMSTVSTDATTCESQFKEKKGVTSPLTKQNGDATQLSYIELAILAIVKGS; from the coding sequence atgaataCTGCACTGTGCACCTTGTTCCTCTTCCTAGCCTCCTCTCTCATCCTCTTCCATGTCGAATCTGCGGCAAACGACATCGTCTCCGACACTTGCCAGAAGTCTGCGGCCTCGAGCCCGAACGTGAACTACGACTACTGCGTGAAGGCTCTTGGGTCGGATCCGAAGAGCCGCACGGCGGACGTCCAGGGCTTGGGTCTCATCGCGCTTAACCTGTTGGAAAGCAGCGTGACGAGCACGGGCTCGGACATTCAGCAGCTGCTGAAGCAGAAGCAGGATCCGTATGTCCATCAGTGCCTGTCAGATTGCTCGGATCTGTACTCGGACGCGCTCGAGACCACGAAAGAGGCGGTCGGGGCGTACCAGGAGAAGCGTTTCCCAGACGTTCAGAACTCGATGTCCACGGTGTCTACGGATGCGACCACGTGCGAGAGCCAGTTCAAGGAGAAGAAGGGCGTGACCTCGCCGTTGACGAAGCAGAACGGAGACGCAACCCAGCTGTCTTACATAGAACTTGCCATTCTTGCGATTGTTAAGGGGTCGTGA
- the LOC104442864 gene encoding putative invertase inhibitor, with protein sequence MNRALCTFSLVLASSLVLLHAESAANDIVVDTCKKVSSRDLSYDFCVQALRSDPKSRTADLQGLGLVALNLLERNVTSTGSYVQQLLKRKWDRFVRVRLSDCSELYSEAVLHTRESIEAYRAKRYPDVQNWLSMVDTAADTCESQFKEKPGASSPLTKQNGDAMQLGALGLNMVAIIAGS encoded by the coding sequence ATGAACAGGGCACTCTGCACCTTCTCCCTCGTCCTAGCCTCCTCTCTCGTCCTCCTCCATGCTGAATCCGCGGCAAACGACATCGTCGTGGACACTTGCAAGAAGGTCTCAAGCCGGGACTTGAGCTACGACTTCTGCGTGCAGGCTCTCAGATCGGACCCGAAGAGCCGAACGGCGGACCTCCAGGGCTTGGGCCTCGTCGCGCTCAACCTGTTGGAACGCAACGTGACGAGCACGGGCTCGTACGTTCAGCAGCTGCTGAAGCGGAAGTGGGATCGGTTTGTCCGGGTGCGCTTGTCGGATTGCTCGGAGCTGTACTCGGAGGCGGTCCTGCACACGAGAGAGTCGATCGAGGCGTACCGGGCGAAGCGTTACCCGGACGTTCAGAACTGGCTGTCCATGGTGGACACGGCCGCAGACACGTGCGAGAGCCAGTTCAAGGAGAAGCCGGGCGCGAGCTCGCCGTTGACGAAGCAGAACGGAGACGCGATGCAGCTGGGCGCCCTAGGACTTAACATGGTTGCGATTATTGCGGGGTCGTGA
- the LOC104441336 gene encoding pentatricopeptide repeat-containing protein At1g62910, with product MSANLRRVRSPRVHYPASIPPPPPTSHSIDDPGTRASVHSALPLLHEALAPRTHLRRGLSRSSCSPGGGPGFDFLRQFLPPHSSSRAENLNFLNSHERRRLVVGLSRLIKRRQGYALKGFFGTFCPFFLAKVLKDLQSRHTAFAFFKLVFLGDSEEEVRSCCVAAHILAAEDLRLLAQDVTSWVISRIGSGRSRELVEFMWEKHRLYESDFSVLDTIMRAFLNVGMSGEAVGIVGRMREVNLVPSESAMVILLKSLLRVGDFSNVWKAFRDMISKGPFPSEKSVNVVLLGFCRKGCVRIAENLFHVMGKFGFEPDVYSYNILIGAYCAGGRALVAINWVYLMIERGCRPSNVTFNTVISALCKDGNVARARQFFDSVPEMGLSGNTFMYNSLMDGYVKAGDILQANMLYDEMWSNGIPPDCVTFNILVGGNYKYGREEDCDRLFKDMLASNLLPKGSLYDITIAGLCWAGQIDEAVELLKDILEKGEPVDLTAFNTIIAAYGRLGMPDKAYEIYQLMMRFGLSPSSSTSSSLLLGLSKKGRLQEARSLLYDMTERGFPVNKVGFTVLLDGYLKVRDINQAQSLWDEMKLRGISPDVIAFSAYIDGLSKAGFVEEAYEIFQEMLRRELVPNSYIYSTLISGFCDSGKLNEAVRLEREMRQKGLLPDVFTSNVIIDGFCKHGKLKSAMDAYLDMHRIGLTPDIVTYNTLINGYCKAFDMTGADKFMNEIYASGWSPDITTFNIRIHGFCCSRKMSRAVMTLDELAAAGVAPNIVTYNTMMNAICRDILDRALIVTAKLIKMAFIPNVVTVNILLSQFFKQGMPERTLWWGQKLSEISFGFDEVSHRIIERAYENIQNSAELFSGASEKRLFLDSLMYITYDYMYRNRQYIEPSHSVIKCMSNGVGAP from the coding sequence ATGTCAGCTAACCTGCGCCGCGTGCGCAGCCCACGAGTGCATTACCCCGCCTCCatccctccacctccgccgacgTCGCACTCCATAGACGACCCTGGCACGAGAGCCTCCGTTCACTCCGCGCTCCCTCTCCTCCACGAAGCCCTAGCTCCCCGAACCCATCTCCGGCGCGGCCTGTCGCGCTCCTCttgctcgcccggcggcggcccCGGCTTCGATTTCCTGCGTCAGTTCTTGCCTCCTCATTCGAGCTCGCGCGCTGAAAATTTGAACTTCCTCAACTCGCACGAGAGGCGCAGGCTCGTTGTTGGGTTATCCAGACTGATCAAGCGAAGGCAAGGGTACGCCTTGAAGGGCTTCTTCGGTACGTTTTGCCCCTTTTTCCTGGCGAAGGTACTGAAGGATTTGCAGTCCCGCCACACCGCTTTTGCATTCTTCAAGCTCGTGTTCCTGGGGGATTCCGAGGAGGAAGTCCGGTCGTGTTGCGTGGCCGCCCATATCTTGGCGGCCGAGGATCTCCGCCTCCTCGCGCAGGATGTTACTTCGTGGGTGATCAGTAGAATCGGGTCGGGTAGGAGTAGGGAATTGGTAGAGTTTATGTGGGAGAAGCACCGCCTTTACGAAAGTGATTTCTCTGTTCTCGATACGATTATGCGGGCGTTTCTGAATGTGGGGATGAGTGGGGAGGCGGTGGGGATTGTGGGTAGGATGAGGGAAGTGAACCTGGTGCCTAGCGAATCTGCAATGGTTATTCTTTTGAAGTCTTTGCTTAGAGTAGGCGATTTCAGTAATGTATGGAAGGCGTTTAGAGACATGATTTCTAAGGGACCTTTTCCTTCAGAAAAATCTGTAAATGTTGTGCTTCTTGGGTTTTGTAGGAAAGGTTGTGTTAGAATAGCTGAGAATTTGTTCCATGTGATGGGAAAATTCGGTTTCGAACCTGATGTTTACTCTTACAACATTCTGATTGGCGCATATTGCGCTGGCGGGAGGGCATTGGTAGCAATAAACTGGGTGTATCTCATGATTGAGAGAGGTTGCAGACCTAGCAATGTTACGTTTAATACTGTAATCAGTGCCTTATGTAAAGATGGCAATGTGGCAAGAGCAAGACAATTTTTTGACAGTGTCCCCGAGATGGGTCTTTCCGGAAATACTTTCATGTATAACTCTCTTATGGACGGGTATGTTAAAGCAGGGGACATTCTTCAGGCAAATATGCTCTACGATGAAATGTGGAGCAATGGTATACCTCCTGATTGTGTCACCTTTAATATTCTGGTTGGTGGTAATTACAAGTACGGAAGGGAAGAGGATTGTGATAGACTGTTCAAGGATATGCTTGCGTCTAACTTGCTTCCCAAGGGTTCCCTCTATGATATAACAATTGCAGGTTTGTGCTGGGCTGGTCAAATAGATGAGGCTGTGGAACTTCTGAAGGATATACTAGAGAAAGGAGAACCTGTAGACTTGACTGCATTTAACACAATTATTGCTGCTTATGGTAGGCTTGGGATGCCCGATAAAGCCTATGAGATTTATCAGTTAATGATGAGATTTGGTCTGTCACCTTCTTCATCCACATCCAGCTCTCTTCTTTTGGGTTTGTCAAAGAAAGGAAGGTTGCAAGAAGCCAGAAGTCTTTTGTATGATATGACGGAAAGGGGTTTCCCAGTCAACAAAGTGGGCTTTACAGTTCTCTTGGATGGATATTTAAAAGTAAGGGACATAAATCAGGCTCAGAGTTTgtgggatgagatgaaactcaggGGTATATCTCCTGATGTCATTGCCTTCTCAGCCTACATCGATGGACTATCAAAAGCAGGTTTTGTGGAGGAGGCTTACGAAATTTTTCAGGAAATGCTAAGGAGAGAATTAGTTCCAAACAGTTATATCTACAGCACTTTGATTAGTGGTTTTTGTGACTCTGGGAAGCTAAATGAAGCAGTGAGGttggagagagaaatgaggCAAAAAGGTCTGCTTCCAGATGTCTTTACTTCCAATGTTATTATTGATGGTTTCTGCAAACATGGAAAACTGAAGTCTGCCATGGATGCATATTTGGACATGCATCGAATTGGGTTAACCCCTGATATAGTCACATATAACACTTTGATTAATGGGTATTGCAAAGCATTTGACATGACTGGTGCTGATAAATTCATGAATGAGATCTATGCCAGTGGGTGGAGCCCAGATATTACAACATTCAATATAAGAATCCATGGTTTTTGCTGTAGCAGGAAAATGAGTAGAGCCGTGATGACACTTGATGAGCTTGCTGCTGCAGGTGTTGCTCCAAATATAGTCACATATAACACAATGATGAATGCCATCTGCAGGGACATACTAGATCGTGCATTAATTGTTACTGCTAAACTGATTAAGATGGCTTTCATTCCAAATGTAGTTACGGTAAATATATTGCTGTCACAATTTTTTAAGCAGGGAATGCCAGAGAGAACCTTATGGTGGGGTcagaaattgagtgaaatttcatttggctttgatGAGGTTTCACATAGAATTATTGAGAGAGCCTATGAAAACATACAGAATAGTGCTGAGCTGTTCAGTGGTGCCTCTGAAAAGAGACTTTTTTTGGATTCCTTGATGTACATTACTTACGACTATATGTATAGAAATAGACAGTACATTGAACCAAGTCATAGTGTGATTAAATGTATGAGTAATGGTGTCGGTGCACCATGA
- the LOC104441335 gene encoding 10 kDa chaperonin 1, chloroplastic yields the protein MASAFVTFPRPFSSIRPAAPSSSSQRLLGLRRNSLRINAVATKWEPAKVVPQADRVLVRLEQLPEKSAGGVLLPKSAVKFERYLMGEVLSVGTEAGVVDAGKKVLFSDVSAYEVDLGGDAKHCFVKAGDLLAVVE from the exons ATGGCGTCCGCGTTCGTCACGTTCCCAAGACCCTTCTCCTCCATCAGGCCCGCCGCTCCCTCCTCGTCCAGCCAGAGGCTCCTCG GGCTGCGAAGGAATTCTTTGAGGATCAATGCGGTCGCCACGAAATGGGAACCCGCCAAG GTTGTTCCGCAAGCTGATAGGGTCCTAGTCCGCCTTGAGCAGCTCCCTGAG AAATCTGCTGGTGGAGTTTTGTTGCCTAAATCTGCTGTCAAATTTGAGCGTTATCTTATGGGTGAG GTTCTTTCTGTTGGCACAGAAGCAGGGGTTGTGGATGCTGGAAAGAAG GTGCTTTTCTCAGATGTAAGTGCCTATGAG GTGGATCTGGGAGGAGATGCCAAACATTGCTTTGTCAAAGCTGGTGACCTATTGGCAGTGGTTGAATAG
- the LOC104441334 gene encoding protein TRIGALACTOSYLDIACYLGLYCEROL 4, chloroplastic, producing MANLRTAMDAAFGDLNVASPQSFDGYARHVPGDPAPPDGAVASRALRFQQLSLLRNGFPLGIIPSYSPTPRKELGSFSLQSLLLRPATADWWLGVVGQFRPKKLIDSIKKEISSVDDWELSALKDVAKHFLDKSLYSLGVCSQLSLSPSTSVLVGTEQLGERERRRHKLMLFHKLPNHDITMEAAWPGLFLDHSGRYWDVPESISLDLLSLVSESGFRYRFGIHKNGGHPHATNATNAEPPSALMPGLCAKAAFSYEKSKDFWRQKETKEDLIVKTEKGFFWRPSYDLRLREPHSAVSAIVGGSCTAWFLNPEFPLAVESREGGIFPVASAKRGPFNADLFGSVCYTFQLGKFRKYYGDLTRIDARLDISSASALARRVFNVLSGSSGSSFRRPSSSPRVNLIFQQQVAGPIMFRVDSKFSLGSLSGRQGPHVEDFIYSLSYSLRLLQSGKVVAWYSPKRKEGMIELRMFEF from the exons ATGGCGAACCTGAGGACGGCCATGGACGCCGCCTTCGGGGACCTCAACGTCGCCTCCCCTCAATCCTTCGACGGCTACGCCAGGCACGTCCCCGGCGACCCCGCCCCTCCCGACGGCGCCGTCGCCAGCCGCGCCCTCCGCTTCCAGCAGCTCTCGCTCCTCCGGAACGGCTTCCCTCTGGGCATCATCCCTTCTTACTCCCCCACCCCCCGCAAGGAACTgggctctttctctctccagtCCCTCCTCCTCCGGCCCGCCACTGCTGACTG GTGGCTTGGAGTGGTTGGGcaattccgaccaaaaaaattgatcgATTCCATAAAAAAGGAGATTTCTAGTGTTGATGACTGGGAGCTTTCAGCATTGAAGGATGTGGCAAAACATTTCTTGGATAAGTCGCTTTACTCACTTGGTGTGTGCTCACAGCTTTCTCTGTCACCCTCAACGTCAGTTCTTGTTGGCACAGAACAGCTTGGTGAGAGGGAAAGACGCCGCCACAAACTGATGCTTTTTCACAAG CTCCCTAATCATGATATCACGATGGAGGCTGCCTGGCCTGGGTTATTTCTGGATCATAGTGGTAGATATTGGGATGTTCCTGAATCAATATCATTGGACCTTTTGTCCCTTGTTTCTGAGTCTGGATTCAGATACCGTTTTGGAATCCACAAGAATGGTGGTCATCCCCATGCCACTAATGCCACAAATGCTGAACCACCTTCTGCTTTAATGCCCGGCCTATGTGCAAAGGCTGCCTTTTCTTATGAAAAGAGTAAAGACTTTTGGCGGCAGAAGGAGACTAAAGAGGATCTTATAGTGAAGACAGAGAAGGGCTTCTTTTGGAGGCCTTCATATGATCTACGACTTAGAGAACCTCATTCTGCAGTATCTGCCATAGTTG GCGGCAGTTGTACGGCCTGGTTTTTAAATCCAGAGTTCCCTCTTGCTGTTGAATCAAGGGAAGGTGGAATTTTTCCTGTTGCTAGTGCAAAGAGGGGTCCATTCAATGCTGATTTATTTGGTTCGGTGTGCTATACTTTCCAGCTCGGGAAGTTTAGAAAATATTATGGTGACCTCACCCGTATCGATGCTCGCCTAGACATATCCTCTGCATCAGCATTGGCCCGGCGAGTTTTCAATGTTTTAAGTGGTTCATCAGGGAGCAGCTTTCGTAGGCCATCATCTTCTCCAAGGGTGAACTTAATTTTTCAGCAGCAG GTTGCAGGGCCGATCATGTTTCGTGTAGATTCCAAGTTCTCCCTGGGTTCTTTATCAGGAAGACAAGGCCCGCATGTCGAGGATTTCATATATAGCTTGAGCTACTCTCTCAGGCTTTTGCAATCTGGGAAAGTCGTTGCTTGGTATTCCCCCAAAAGGAAAGAGGGTATGATAGAGTTGAGAATGTTTGAGTTTTGA